The DNA sequence aataataaataatctcataagagtttgttacttgtgttgaacttattggctaagttttggtacatttatcttttattttgagtttatggaatattaatacaaattgtacattacctttaaactatcattttgtcacataaatgggctattgtacctagcatagtgaacttcataatcggccattttgtaactttcggttgccattttggttttatgacgtcatcacaataattaatttgcatcaattatatgttttgtctgtaatttggggtgttaatttcagttcaggcgataaaatgctgaaaacaggcttaatcaacagtgctttaacatttttagacaatgttacggcggacattttgaatttggtcggccattttggctttatgacgtcatcataataattgatttgcgtcaatttaatgttttatttataattgagaatgtttgtgtcagtttatttaaaaacaatttgaaaactgGCCGAATAAAccgcattttaccatttttaagcaatgtaatggcggccattttgaatttatgacgtcatcgagcctttccggtggcccaaatttttcgagcaatagctaattttgatgtacacatatatgtgaagctctgtagcaaatttggcacttttgtcatccgtgtaacgatcttgctgtcttttgttgctaagccactGACTGCATTGTTAACTGTATATCTCAAAGCTACCCGCACGATTTCCGCttgcacagttattaataaaatgcatgtttcaacattaaaaatacagacaagtgattttaaaagacATCGTGCGCCTGTGTATCATTTGTGAGGGCCTGGGTCTGctgtgaaaattttcatttcaaataatagTCTGTTGAAAGCTGATTTTTGTGCTTTGTCCTTGATTTATCTTCCATAGGACCTAACCAACAGAGTCGAGTTCGACTACAACAACGATCCCGACAAACAGAAAGTACCAAAGTTATCGTTGCTGGGGTATCTCAGTGTGTCGTCATTGCATAAAAAAAGGAACTCATCCAAAGCCATCAAGCATCTCAAGGAAGCTCTAATGAGCAATGATGAGGAAATCCATAAGGGCGAAGGAGCACGAGGAGACAGGATGGTCATCCTCGGGGATTTGGCGTGGATATACTTCAAGCAAGGCAAAAATGATGATGCCAGGGATTACATTCAAAAGGTGAACCAGCTCCTGCCACTTTCACAGGAGGCACAAGCTCAGCTGTGGGCTCATGAAGGATTTGCCTCCTGGTGGTTTGGTGCGAATCAGTTTGAGCGAGCTCGTATGCTTTACGATGCAGCATTGGAACTCGACCCTGACAACGAACCATGGTTGTTTGAACTAGGTCTGATCTTGGATCGACAAAGTCGACAACCAAATGGAGAAAATGCAAAAAGGAGGGTGGGAGAAGTTATGAAAAAAGTGATAACATTAAATCCTAAACGATCTTTGGCAAGGGTTATTTATGCCATATGGCTTTTCAATCAGGGGCAAAGAGAAAAATATCCTGATGATTTTAATAAAGCAATAAAGACATCCCCAAATGATGTCACAGTGTTACAAAGAATAGGACAATTTTTACGCAAACAAGGATTCTTAGATGAGGCCTTGAAACGTTTGGAATCTTTGTTACACGATGCACCAAAATCGTCGTTTCTTAAACACCAATTATGTCTTGTGTACAGGGACAAGTACTTTTCTGTCAAGGGTAAACGAGATATCAACCACCTGCACAGAGCTCTTGAGTTTTGTACAGAAGCAGTGGAGGACTCGTCAGGGGGAAATTTCCCTGCCGCTTGTGACCAAGCCTACTTGACTGGATATATTGGAAAATTTGAGCATGACAATAGTAAAATAGACAAAGCGAATGATCTCTACAGTGCGTTAATCGAAACAGAAAACTTGTATGATAAGGCCTCCGCACATCAAGCATTTGGTAATTtccacaaaaatgttttacagaACACCAGTAACGCGATCGAGCAATACCAAATAGCGGTCAAGGTAAAACCGGACAGTTTCGCTGCCAGGAAGGCCTGCCAGGAGATTCTGAAGATGATGAAGGAGAGAACCGACGTCGACTCGTTAAAGCTGCAAGCATCTGCCTATAACAATTTAGGTGAGATTGATAGTGCTCTTTCCAAATACGAACAAGCATACCAAGCAGAAAATTCGCCTGATACAGCTGCCGAGTTAGCTAGTATATATCTTTCTAAACTTGATATAGATATGGCCGATCGATACATCCAGGTATTAAGTAACGACGACAATTTATCAGGAGAGTACAGTAAACTGAAAGGCAGATATCATTTCGTGAAAGGTACATTGCTTACTCAAAGTAAGAAGCTTAGAGATGCTCGGACCGAATTCTCAAAGTCACTTGACTTTAATTATCTCCCCGGTGTACAACCTCTACTGGACATCCTCGCACAGTGTAAAGATGACGAGAAATTTGAACTAGAATGGTTTGAGGACTGTGCCAAGATAATGTACGTCACTGATGACAAAAATTGTACAGACGAAGGCAGAAATGAACTTGAGCAGGTCGAATATTTGATGCTCCCACAAATTGACTTAGACGCGTTGAAAGAAGTATATCATATGTATGTTAGATTTTGTCGCAATCAAATACGTCATCGTCAAAACCCTAATGATGAAAATAACGCCAAAAATAAAGAAGAACAGGTTAAATGTGCCATTCGAATTATGGAAGAACTACGGAAAGCTTTAGACCACTCGATCAGTGCTTTTCAAAAGCACTTTTATCCCGACGCTCCAAGGGAAGGAAAACAGTATCAGGCGAACTTCGCTGTCGTGGGTGATCCAAAAAAACTGAGGCGTCTCGGCAGTACGATAGAAAAAGGATATCGTTGGCCCGGTTTTAAATTAAGGTTTCCCCGTCTCCTGAAAAAACTAACTGAATGTCAACCTGCTAGTGCTCCCGAGAATCAATGGCTTCATTATCTCTTCGAAATCACAAACACTGAGAAACATAACTATAAAATGACGGTTTCGGAGGTAAATATTGACAATCATAAAGTAGAAATTGTACAGTACTTACCGGAAGTAGTCATTTTCGTCATCGACATTGTCAGAGCATTCTTTGAGCGAATGCCAAAACCGGGAATATCCGTAAAGGTCGCTCTTCTTGGGAAATACTTCTTCTACTCGGATATGATTTAGTTAACAACCCGATACGAAGTAACAAGCCCAGAAGTAACAAACGCCATGGTTGTGGAACTTGATCAGCATGAttcttaaatatgcaaagttgaGCGTCGAAAAACAATCTCTGCTGCCACTTCCGAAATCGCAATACAGTGGTACGGTTAATTTGATTTACAAAACCGGCATTCAGAGCAAAAGTGATTGAAATTTCCTCTCGTTGAGACTGGTGCTAGCTACGGCTAGAGCTAATTTGATACGGCTTACAGCAAACGCATTTCATAATAGTCGATTTCAAACTCTAAACAACTTGTTCACATCTTCGGCTAAAGTTATGATTAAGAGTTGATATTGTCTCGTTTGGCATTTTCTTTCGTTCTTTTGAACTTGAAAGAGGCAAGATTGAACTTGACATCACTCAGCGTGTATGGGATACGCTGTCAGACACCATCACGCTTGTTGATAGTGCTGTAGCTCCTCTTCCAAACATTCCaaaaagacttttatcagttTCAGCTATCCTTTACTTAAGCAATTATAGTCCTGTCATgtctttattttgtatttcagtaTTCTTTGAAGAACTTACCAGCTTTTTCCTCGAAAACAGAATACATCTGCAAGGTTGTATCTCTTACATAACTGCATCTTAACATTTTCCgattaaaaatgaaaacgaCATTTCGATGGTTGTGAAATGAATTGACCTTTCACTTATGCAGAAATTATAGTGCTCACGAGTTTATGGgagaaattgaaaacttcaaaagaTGGGCCGTCACATTGATATGACATCTATACTCAAGGAGTTACATTGGCTTCCAGTAGAAGAACGAAtccgttttaaaattctttgtttggtttttagctactatagactatagtctatagaagctattgggatgggtatccgtccggcgtccgtcgtcagtctgtatgtatgtatgtatgtatgtatgtatgtatgtatgtccgtttgtgaggcgtccgtccactcaaatatcttgagaaccgcagtacttactgatttgatatttgttgtgtagatgaaaaatatgattttgagaaactacttttttttaattttttgatattgttgaaaataggcaaattaatgccaaaaaaggtgtttttggtaaaaaatcttcttcttcataaccgctggtcagacagctttgttatttggtatacaggtccctagggataacccaacttagatttgttcaaattgtgatgaaatatgcaaatgtgtatttttaaggaatttttttgtcatttttggtcaaaatttgacttacattgtatataattcttgtactgtattttaaataattgaattaattaggaaatcatcaaagccaaaataattttagtgtggaattatcagaaagttcaactttttttgacagttcatagtgaaatgcttaccatcttggaggattaaaacatgtaaaggcaactttcctgaatcccaactttgatattctgaacaaccatttatgttatctgaaagaaattgctcataatagtttgtcatgatagggtggtcaaataaatagagatagagaaagttctaatttccatttatggttgacttggtaaggataaaataagattactttttgaggaaaaaaatagagtggtcaattaaaagagtggtcaaagtgatagggtttttatggtaaagcttggctgtaagattcctcatgtgctatttatagcaattatgcaatctgtgtaaacagtgcaatgaaagtgtaacatgattccttataatgcttttgatgaccttgaacttcttaagtttcaaacatttgtctcttcagtgtgctttctctgagtacgtagagtctcaacttattcaacagaacttacttacaatgttaatttgaaagttaaaatgtgcttggttaataggatgaaaatactgataaaggtaaccagctcaagattctttataacctgacagatatgctgtttttttatgacttaatcttgatttaagcaagtcttgtttactttaattagaatgtaattaactctggtttatttgctattatagactaatatagtctgatgaaatatgcaaatctgtatttttacggaattttttttccatttttggtcaggccatcctgaaatgagctatcaaagatatccaccttcttcatcaatacatgtgtaaCAAAAGgttaacacagcagagctctgtcaactgttgagtcgcttgctttttcaaaaccgccggtcagacagctttaatgtttggtttacatgtccctaggatgaccttagtgagataatttcatacagtcaggaaatacttaattttgtatccatgtctatagtagcttcagggactttggccctatgtttaaaattgtccatcaaGATGAATTCGTTCCAAATTACTTATCAGAACTAGTAACAATTGATAGCCCAGTACATAATACCAGAAGGAGTGTCGGTGTAAGATTGAATCCCTCATCTGTCAAAGATCACGGGAAACAACTTTCTAGAACATATGGTGACAGAGCTTTTAGCGTGTATGCCCCTAAACTGTGGTGAATAGTTTGCCGCCCGAACTTCGGATGATAAAGAAATTCGCTCTTTTTAAGAAGTCTcttaaaaccattatttttcgtcaatgctactgttgacttggatataatttttaacctgcatgttttatagtttacttattttttatcatttttagtgaaattttttaaaatactttctttgctgtttttaggTGGGATCCTTTAGTCTAGATTTTAGCTTGCTTGATTTTATCGATTGTTTTTAATTACAATCTTTCCTCTGtgagttattttgtattttctgcgtttattttagttcttccagtaattttctgtaatgtacagaccactgagacaaggtgtgtagtggtctttaaacaataaattattagtattattatTACAGTCTACTAATTGTATTTAGATTGTTACGAATGAACTAGTTTTGGCATTTTCTTTAGTTCTTTTAAACcgtaaataaaatcatttttaaatTGTTAAGAAATTGTGTTCAGGTGCTTTCTTTAACTTGAAGATTCAATCTGGATGACGTCGTACTTGTTTGTGAGTGCTTATTGCTCCTTGGGACATTCTCCATTGCCAGTGTTTAAATAAACAACATTTGGCGAAGAGTCTCTATGTGATGGGATAAGTGGTGCTAAAaagacaagtaaattcaaagatTGTCTGGCGCCTACACACCAGATTGAATATACAAAGGAATATAGTCATTCTTCGGACTCattcaaatcacagtccctctgtgttCAATGTACACATGTGCTCTAGATAGAATCAGTTGAGCACAAGCTCCGATATTCATAGAGTGAATTCTTCGAGAACTAGTCCACACCTATCACTGGAGCATAATTACCGTTGAGAAACTTGTCGACTGCTGCGAATCAGTATTACCAAACGAGGAAAGGAGTAACAACAACCGCACGGCATTGTGCCTTCGAACTCGTCTTGGATGGAGTCGTGATTTTGGCCTGTGGGTTTGGTGACCGCCCAGCACTAGTATTTTCGACGTTTTTGGAGCTATACACCGTGATAGTAACCAAACAGTTGGCCCTGTCAAGCCAGGGACTAGGGTTCTGTCAGTTAATTGAAGATCGCTGGGAAACAGAATATGTCGCAGCCCAAGCAATCGCGAGCTCAAGAAaaggtttgttttttgttttgttttttgttttatgttgtgtttggctcacatttggtgtaccaatgtgaggttattttTACATAGGAATACAGGGCCTTGAAGatgaattaaaatatttacaaataaagaCAGCTAAAAACTTTGTAAATATAacatatacatttatttatttgcacttTCACGCATGTAAATAACACTGATGTCTACCGCATTTCATACAGACACTTGTATATGTGTAATCAATAAATAATATCCAGGAACACGGAAGACTCGGTCACATAATACAAATTAAATATAATAAAGCAGTATCTCGAGGCATAAACCGGAAGACTGAAACACCAAGCactatttcaaaacaaagaagTGTTTCTAGGTTATGTGAAGGGAATCTGAACGGTCTGCAGTTTCGGAGAAAGACCACTCCCCGATGAATCGCCAACTCACTGGAAATCTGGTCGTGACAAGTGAAAACTCAATGGCGATGTCTCCTTGACAGTATTGAATCTAATCTAACAAGCACTGTTGAATAAATGTTAGTTTTTCTCAGTGACCATTGATGG is a window from the Ptychodera flava strain L36383 chromosome 11, AS_Pfla_20210202, whole genome shotgun sequence genome containing:
- the LOC139143429 gene encoding interferon-induced protein with tetratricopeptide repeats 5-like isoform X2 codes for the protein MAFVTSSLKDQLQKISCHFTWNLEDGTIREINDLTNRVEFDYNNDPDKQKVPKLSLLGYLSVSSLHKKRNSSKAIKHLKEALMSNDEEIHKGEGARGDRMVILGDLAWIYFKQGKNDDARDYIQKVNQLLPLSQEAQAQLWAHEGFASWWFGANQFERARMLYDAALELDPDNEPWLFELGLILDRQSRQPNGENAKRRVGEVMKKVITLNPKRSLARVIYAIWLFNQGQREKYPDDFNKAIKTSPNDVTVLQRIGQFLRKQGFLDEALKRLESLLHDAPKSSFLKHQLCLVYRDKYFSVKGKRDINHLHRALEFCTEAVEDSSGGNFPAACDQAYLTGYIGKFEHDNSKIDKANDLYSALIETENLYDKASAHQAFGNFHKNVLQNTSNAIEQYQIAVKVKPDSFAARKACQEILKMMKERTDVDSLKLQASAYNNLGEIDSALSKYEQAYQAENSPDTAAELASIYLSKLDIDMADRYIQVLSNDDNLSGEYSKLKGRYHFVKGTLLTQSKKLRDARTEFSKSLDFNYLPGVQPLLDILAQCKDDEKFELEWFEDCAKIMYVTDDKNCTDEGRNELEQYSLKNLPAFSSKTEYICKVVSLT
- the LOC139143429 gene encoding interferon-induced protein with tetratricopeptide repeats 5-like isoform X1; translated protein: MAFVTSSLKDQLQKISCHFTWNLEDGTIREINDLTNRVEFDYNNDPDKQKVPKLSLLGYLSVSSLHKKRNSSKAIKHLKEALMSNDEEIHKGEGARGDRMVILGDLAWIYFKQGKNDDARDYIQKVNQLLPLSQEAQAQLWAHEGFASWWFGANQFERARMLYDAALELDPDNEPWLFELGLILDRQSRQPNGENAKRRVGEVMKKVITLNPKRSLARVIYAIWLFNQGQREKYPDDFNKAIKTSPNDVTVLQRIGQFLRKQGFLDEALKRLESLLHDAPKSSFLKHQLCLVYRDKYFSVKGKRDINHLHRALEFCTEAVEDSSGGNFPAACDQAYLTGYIGKFEHDNSKIDKANDLYSALIETENLYDKASAHQAFGNFHKNVLQNTSNAIEQYQIAVKVKPDSFAARKACQEILKMMKERTDVDSLKLQASAYNNLGEIDSALSKYEQAYQAENSPDTAAELASIYLSKLDIDMADRYIQVLSNDDNLSGEYSKLKGRYHFVKGTLLTQSKKLRDARTEFSKSLDFNYLPGVQPLLDILAQCKDDEKFELEWFEDCAKIMYVTDDKNCTDEGRNELEQVEYLMLPQIDLDALKEVYHMYVRFCRNQIRHRQNPNDENNAKNKEEQVKCAIRIMEELRKALDHSISAFQKHFYPDAPREGKQYQANFAVVGDPKKLRRLGSTIEKGYRWPGFKLRFPRLLKKLTECQPASAPENQWLHYLFEITNTEKHNYKMTVSEVNIDNHKVEIVQYLPEVVIFVIDIVRAFFERMPKPGISVKVALLGKYFFYSDMI
- the LOC139143429 gene encoding interferon-induced protein with tetratricopeptide repeats 5-like isoform X4, which translates into the protein MAFVTSSLKDQLQKISCHFTWNLEDGTIREINDLTNRVEFDYNNDPDKQKVPKLSLLGYLSVSSLHKKRNSSKAIKHLKEALMSNDEEIHKGEGARGDRMVILGDLAWIYFKQGKNDDARDYIQKVNQLLPLSQEAQAQLWAHEGFASWWFGANQFERARMLYDAALELDPDNEPWLFELGLILDRQSRQPNGENAKRRVGEVMKKVITLNPKRSLARVIYAIWLFNQGQREKYPDDFNKAIKTSPNDVTVLQRIGQFLRKQGFLDEALKRLESLLHDAPKSSFLKHQLCLVYRDKYFSVKGKRDINHLHRALEFCTEAVEDSSGGNFPAACDQAYLTGYIGKFEHDNSKIDKANDLYSALIETENLYDKASAHQAFGNFHKNVLQNTSNAIEQYQIAVKVKPDSFAARKACQEILKMMKERTDVDSLKLQASAYNNLVFFEELTSFFLENRIHLQGCISYITAS
- the LOC139143429 gene encoding uncharacterized protein isoform X3; amino-acid sequence: MAFVTSSLKDQLQKISCHFTWNLEDGTIREINDLTNRVEFDYNNDPDKQKVPKLSLLGYLSVSSLHKKRNSSKAIKHLKEALMSNDEEIHKGEGARGDRMVILGDLAWIYFKQGKNDDARDYIQKNTSNAIEQYQIAVKVKPDSFAARKACQEILKMMKERTDVDSLKLQASAYNNLGEIDSALSKYEQAYQAENSPDTAAELASIYLSKLDIDMADRYIQVLSNDDNLSGEYSKLKGRYHFVKGTLLTQSKKLRDARTEFSKSLDFNYLPGVQPLLDILAQCKDDEKFELEWFEDCAKIMYVTDDKNCTDEGRNELEQVEYLMLPQIDLDALKEVYHMYVRFCRNQIRHRQNPNDENNAKNKEEQVKCAIRIMEELRKALDHSISAFQKHFYPDAPREGKQYQANFAVVGDPKKLRRLGSTIEKGYRWPGFKLRFPRLLKKLTECQPASAPENQWLHYLFEITNTEKHNYKMTVSEVNIDNHKVEIVQYLPEVVIFVIDIVRAFFERMPKPGISVKVALLGKYFFYSDMI